In Pleuronectes platessa chromosome 5, fPlePla1.1, whole genome shotgun sequence, a single genomic region encodes these proteins:
- the stard13b gene encoding stAR-related lipid transfer protein 13 isoform X4, with protein MKHSSNFTMKISQIEAKEACDWLRAAGFPQYAQLFEDSQFPIDISPVKRDHDFLDKDLVEPLCRRLKTLNKCASMKLDVNLPKKKSEDSDEEDLFAISDKWTFEWSSRRWSRLQDIDCLLGREGQPFREGVPLRTTTSSESVLTDLSEPEVSSLHSESSGGSGHRGLSTEDSDYSNRTCSDSAAMPDSTSFTMPQIPKDIAYYDSLSDKQGKTSRIRAKDFLKRMETLRSRGTLGRGRKTLVISSPVLQEEAQALKTLHCVEIINGDGGAPESLSNKVPPSQCGSEGSSHSSGSAVSTPSLKEHKPHRSDFKRSGMYLEDIDIFSETQMSKVAEQNRKNEFCSYEDLVVHIPKDHKPGTFPKALSIESLSPTNGASINWHRGSRHLDSPLISCRKESRPVTQCCSRGSRISVYDNVPGSHLYASTGDLIDLEKEDLFPHLDDILLHVNGLQQIVDHWSKNVLPGGEGLAQMDGDREDRVGLQSSSQITLDFEGNSVTESQTTPSERDRDRVSLAETESTRLRERRDSGVGASLTRPNRLRWPSFQISNRLSHSVASLQITNQSAGQLSLLQKFSLLRLTAIMEKYSMSNKHGWTWSVPKFMKRMKVPDYKDKNVFGVPLIVHVQRSGQPLPLGLQQALRYLRSQCLDQVGLFRKSGVKSRIQALRQMNESSPDNVNYEDQSAYDVADMVKQFFRDLPEPLLTSKLGETFLHIYQYVPKDQRLQAVQAAIMLMSDENREVLQTLLCFLSDVTSSVEENQMTPMNIAVCLAPSLFHLNILKKDNLSPRAMQRKYATGRPDQKDLNENLAATQGLAHMIIECNRLFEIPHEMVTQSRNSYVEADLHAPTIEELCKQLEDDDGTHQMHMEGRLQNLLKDAREKSKYWVSCCSSDNTELYYKKVGDGNPLRQWRVSVEVEAPPSVVLNRVLRERHLWDVDLLQWKVSETLDKQTEVFQYVLNRMPPHPSRDFVVLRSWRTDLPKGACSLVSVSIEHEDHPPVGGVRAIVLESNYLLEPCGSGKSRLTHVCRVDLKGRTPDWYNKAFGHLCAAEVARIRNSFQPLIADGPETKI; from the exons ATGAAACACTCTTCAAACTTTACGATGAAAATATCCC AAATCGAGGCTAAAGAGGCGTGCGACTGGCTGAGGGCAGCAGGATTTCCCCAGTATGCTCAGCTCTTTGAAG ATTCCCAATTTCCCATTGACATTTCTCCTGTGAAAAGAGATCACGACTTTCTGGACAAGGATCTCGTGGAACCTCTTTGCAG gcGACTCAAGACCTTGAACAAGTGCGCCTCTATGAAACTTGACGTGAACCTTCCGAAGAAGAAA AGTGAAGACTCTGATGAAGAAGACCTGTTTGCTATCAGTGACAAATGGACCTTTGAGTGGAGCAGCCGGCGCTGGTCCAGGTTACAGGACATTGACTGTCTACTGGGAAGAGAGGGTCAGCCCTTCAGGGAAGGAGTGCCTCTGAGAACCACCACCAGTAGTGAGAGTGTTCTAACAGACCTTAGTGAGCCAGAGGTCTCTTCTTTGCACAGTGAGAGCAGCGGGGGCAGTGGCCACAGGGGCCTCAGCACAGAGGACTCAGACTACTCCAACCGCACCTGCTCGGATTCTGCTGCGATGCCAGACTCCACTTCTTTCACAATGCCTCAAATCCCCAAAGATATTGCTTACTACGACTCACTGTCTGACAAGCAAGGCAAGACAAGCCGCATTCGCGCCAAAGATTTCCTGAAGCGCATGGAGACACTCCGCTCTCGAGGAACTCTGGGAAGGGGTCGTAAGACATTAGTCATCAGTTCTCCAGTGCTACAGGAGGAGGCCCAGGCACTGAAGACTCTGCATTGTGTTGAAATCATAAATGGAGATGGTGGAGCGCCAGAGTCACTGTCCAACAAAGTTCCTCCGTCCCAGTGTGGTAGCGAAGGTAGCAGCCATTCTAGTGGCAGCGCTGTCAGCACACCCAGCTTGAAAGAGCATAAGCCTCATCGGTCGGACTTCAAACGAAGTGGCATGTATTTAGAGGACATTGACATCTTCTCAGAAACCCAAATGAGTAAAGTCGCAGAACAAAACCGCAAGAATGAATTCTGCTCGTATGAAGACCTGGTGGTCCATATTCCTAAAGACCACAAGCCAGGAACCTTCCCCAAAGCACTATCCATAGAAAGCCTGTCCCCAACCAATGGGGCCTCTATTAACTGGCACAGGGGCAGCAGGCACCTCGACTCCCCACTAATTTCATGCAGAAAGGAATCCAGGCCTGTCACACAGTGCTGCTCCAGAGGTAGCCGCATCAGCGTGTATGATAATGTTCCTGGCTCACATCTGTATGCCAGCACTGGAGACCTGATAGACCTGGAGAAAGAGGACCTCTTTCCTCACCTGGATGATATCTTGCTGCATGTCAACGGTCTACAGCAGATAGTGGACCACTGGTCTAAGAATGTGTTACCTGGAGGAGAGGGGCTGGCACAGATGGATGGAGATAGGGAGGATAGAGTGGGGCTCCAGTCGTCTAGTCAGATCACACTGGACTTTGAGGGAAATTCTGTCACAGAGAGCCAGACCACACCGAGTGAACGGGACAGAGACAGGGTATCACTTGCTGAGACAGAATCGACGAGGCTCAGGGAAAGGAGGGATTCAGGAGTAGGTGCTTCACTCACACGACCCAATCG GTTACGATGGCCCAGCTTCCAGATATCAAATCGTCTAAGTCACTCTGTAGCATCCCTGCAGATTACCAACCAGTCTGCAGGCCAGCTAAGTTTGTTGCAGAAGTTTTCTTTGCTGCGTCTCACTGCAATCATGGAGAAGTACTCCATGTCCAACAAGCACGGCTGGACATG GTCTGTGCCAAAGTTTATGAAGAGAATGAAGGTACCAGACTATAAGGATAAGAATGTGTTCGGAGTCCCTCTCATTGTGCATGTGCAGCGTTCAGGACAACCCCTGCCCCTCGGCTTGCAGCAGGCCTTGCGGTACCTACGGAGCCAGTGTCTTGACCAG GTGGGTCTCTTTCGTAAATCAGGGGTGAAGTCTCGAATTCAAGCTCTGAGGCAGATGAATGAGAGTTCTCCAGATAATGTGAACTATGAGGATCAGTCTGCGTATGATGTGGCCGACATGGTGAAGCAGTTCTTCAGGGATTTACCCGAGCCTCTGCTCACCAGCAAGCTGGGGGAGACCTTCCTCCATATTTACCAAT ATGTGCCAAAGGACCAAAGGTTGCAAGCTGTCCAGGCAGCCATCATGCTGATGTCAGATGAAAACCGTGAGGTGCTACAGACGCTGCTCTGTTTCCTCAGCGATGTCACTTCCTCTGTGGAGGAGAACCAGATGACACCCATGAACATTGCTGTGTGCCTGGCCCCCTCCCTTTTCCATCTCAACATACTGAAGAAAGATAACCTCTCGCCAAg GGCCATGCAGAGGAAGTATGCCACTGGCAGACCAGACCAGAAGGATCTGAATGAGAATTTAGCAGCGACACAAGGCCTCGCTCACATGATCATAGAGTGCAACCGTCTCTTTGAG ATCCCTCATGAGATGGTTACTCAGTCACGTAATTCATACGTGGAGGCAGACTTGCATGCACCAACAATTGAGGAGTTGTGCAAGCAGCTGGAAGATGATGATGGAACACACCAAATGCATATGGAGGGGAGGCTTCAGAACTTGCTCAAAGACGCCCGGGAAAAGTCCAAGTACTGGGTTTCgtgctgcagctctgacaaCACAGAGCTCTACTATAAGAAG GTGGGAGATGGGAACCCTTTGAGACAATGGAGAGTGTCTGTGGAGGTGGAAGCGCCACCATCTGTAGTGTTGAATCGGGTACTACGAGAGCGCCATCTGTGGGACGTTGACCTGCTACAGTGGAAAGTGTCTGAGACACTGGACAAGCAGACAGAAGTTTTTCAGTATGTCCTCAATCGCATGCCTCCTCACCCCAGCAGGGACTTTGTCGTTCTAAG GTCATGGAGGACAGACTTGCCCAAAGGTGCCTGCTCCCTGGTTTCTGTGTCTATAGAGCATGAGGATCATCCTCCTGTTGGAGGGGTACGAGCTATTGTCCTGGAGTCCAACTACCTGCTAGAGCCCTGTGGCTCTGGAAAGTCGAGACTAACTCACGTCTGCAGAGTGGACTTAAA GGGGAGGACTCCAGATTGGTATAACAAAGCCTTCGGTCACCTTTGTGCTGCAGAAGTTGCCCGCATCCGCAACTCCTTTCAGCCACTCATCGCAGATGGCCCGGAGACCAAAATTTGA